In the genome of Caulobacter flavus, the window CCCCGATCGGCCTGTGGCGCGGAGCCCTGGCCGACCAGAACCACGACTACATGCGGCCCCAGGACACCGGCAACAAGATCGACGTGCGCTGGATGGAGCTGTCGGGCGGGGCCGCGCCCGGCCTGCGCGTCGACGCCGACAAGCCGCTGATGATGCAGGCCCTGGCCTTCCCCTACCAGGACCTCTACCGCCGCCCGGCCGGAACCTGGAAGTCGTCCGACATCGTCGCCCACGGCGAGGCGACCCTGATCGTCGACGCCGCCCAGTGGGGCGTCGGCGGCGACACCACCTGGAACCACGTCGGCCAGCCGCACGGCAAGTACCGCACGAAGCTGGAGCCCACCCGCGTCAACTTCCGCCTCTCGCCGTTCACCGGCGAAGGCACGACCCCGGACAAGGCCCGCCCGGCCCGGGCGACGCAGGTGGAATAGCGCGCCGAAATCCCTCTCTCATAGAGAGAGGGAGGGGCCCCCGCCGCAGGCGGTGGGAGGGTGAGAGGTTTCACCTCGACCGGCTTTGCCCGGGAAAGGGAAGGGGGGCGTGCCCCCAGGCCCTAGCTGGCTCCGAGGGCGTAGCGTCCCTTGGGGAAGTAGTCGCGTTCGCGCACCTTCACATCGAGGCCCAAGACCTCGACCAACTGCTCGGTCTCGCGGCCGATCAAGTCGTCCAGGTCCTTGAAACCCCGGCTCGCCAGGTCCCGCGTCGCGGCTTCCAGCGCCTCGACCATGGACGTGGCGGTTCGATCGAGGAAGCGCGACGCGGCCGCCCTCGTCATCTGGAAGGCGCCCAGGAAGTCGAGGAGATCGTCGCGGGTGATCGCGTCGGGGTGGTCGGCGCCGCCGATGTCGAACGACAGCTGGTCGTTGAAGTCCGGGTTCAGGCGGCTGGGCAGCAGGTCGTACAGCGGCGCCAGGATCGGGGCGCGGCCCGAGGCGTAGAGCAGGCCGTGGTTCTTGGCGTGGTTGTCGGTGTTGCCGATCAGCAGGTTGAACAGCGTCGTCGCCAGGAACGCCTGGCGCGCCAGGGCCGGGCGCTCGGTCCGGTCCAGCACGCGAGCGATCGCCTCGGCGTCGAACCGGCGGCCCGCCTCGCCGTTGCGCTGGTACTTCAGGGTCGCGGGCAGGCCCAGGGCCTGGGCGAAGTCCTCCTGGTGGATGCGATAGACGACGCCGTCCCGCTCCCAACGGTCGAAGCGGGTGATCAGCAGGGCGTCGACGTCGGCGATGCGGGCGGCTTGCGGGATCGAGACCTTCAGGCCGACCGCCCAGGCCAGCCTCGCCGCCTGCTCCTCCAGGCCCGCGTCGCGGCCCAGGCGGCGCTCGGGAACCTTCAATATGTGCGTCGTCGGAACCTTGCGCCCCGGCTTGGGCCGGGCGAAGCCGGCAGGGGTGTGGACCAGGGCGATCTTGCGCTGGACGCCGGCGACCGGCGACGGGTCGGCCGCCGTGTCGGGCAGGCGCCGGTGCTCGGCCAGGCTGCGAACGATCTCGGCCAGCGCCTCGGGCGCGATCGGCTCGTAGTCCTCGGCCAGCACGCCCGGAACCTTCACCGGCTCGGCGCCGAACGGCAGGCAGGAGATCGCCCCCGAGCAGTCGGCGCCCAGATGGGCCAGCAGGCCGACGACGTCGTCCCGCGCCAGGCCCTCGCGGTCCATCACCTGCTGCATCTGGTTGTTTTCGGGCAGCAGGTTGTCGAAGAACGCCCGCGCGGTCACGTCGCCGAAGTCGGCCTGCTCCAGCGGCATCGACATCGACAGCGGCGGGCCGCCTTCTTCGGCGTACCGCAGGTCATAGGCGAAGCTGATCGCCTGGGTCTCGTTCGATACCAGATAGCCGGCGGGCCGAGCCACGCCGTCCATGTGGACGACCAGCTGGGTCGGACGGCTCATCGCGTGACCGCCAGCAGGTCGAGACCGGCGGCGGCGCAGGCGGCCATCACCTTGCCCAGCTCCAGGGTCGCCTTGCCGTTCTCCAGTTCGGACACGAACCGGCGCCCGACCCCGGCCATGTCGGCGAACTGCGCCTGGGTCAGGTCCATGGCCTCGCGGGCCTGGCGGATCAGGCGGCCGAGCTCAGCGGGCGTGCCAACGTGCGTGGCCGGACGCGGCGATGGGGCGGGGCCGGCGGGATCCTGGTCGCGCGCCGGGGCGGCCGGCGGCGTCATACGGTTGATCTTTATGCCGCCAGTGGCGATGGCGCGGGCGAGATCGCGCGCCGATATGCGCTCGATCACCTTGCTCATGGTCTTGAGGTCCGGCGCGAGGTCCTTGGGGTCGCTAGTCACGTCGTGCTCCCGATCGGTAGCAAATATGGCCTTTTCTGGCTGAGAGTCAATTATTGCTCCCGAGCGGGATCTAGAATGAGCTCCCGTTCGGGATCTAAGTCCGGGTGCGTCACCTATTTTGATCCATTTTGTTCCCGTACGGGATCGCGCCGCCTAGCCCCGATAGGCCATCGCCACGTCGCAACGCTCGTAGGCCGCGCCGTACCTGGCCATGATCGTCGCGTCGTGGACGAAGCCCAGCTTTTCGTAGAGGTGGATGGCGGCGGCCGACTTCCTGTTGCTGAGCAGGTAGAGGGGCGCCGCGCCCATGGCCTGGGCGCGGGCGATGGCGGCGGCCAGCAGCGCCTCGCCGATCTTGGCGCCGCGGGCCGACTTCAGCACGCCCATCTTGGTCAGCTCGATCGCGCCGCCGCCCGAGGGCTTCAGCGCGCAGGTCCCGACCGGGCCCACGCCGTCGACCACGGCGAACAGGATGGCGCCGCCGGCCTCGATGATCGCCGTGCGCGGATGGTCCAGCACCTTCAGGTCGACCGGCTCGACCGCGTACATGTCCTCCAGCCACTCCATGTTGATGGTCCTGAAGGCCGGGGCGAGGGCGTCGGTGAACTCGACCACCGAGACGCCGGCCTCGAGGCGGCGGGCGGCGCGGACGTCCAGCGGCTCCTGCGCCAGCAGGGCCTCCAGCCGGGTCAGCTGGTCGAGGAAGCTGGGATCTAGGTCCGCCAGCACCTCCTCGACGGCGGCCTCGGCGCGGTTCCAGACCAGCATCTTGGCGCGGTCCAGGGCCTCTCGGCCGGCCGGCGTCAGGCGGATGGTCTTGTGGCGCTGGTCGCGGTGCTCGCGGTTGGTCTCCACCAGGCCAAGCTCGGTCAGCCGGGCGACGGCGCGGGTGACGGTGGGCTGGGCCACCTGCATGGCCTCGGTCAGGGCGCCGATGGTCTGCGGCCCGTCGCGGTCCAGCGTGCCCAGCACCGGCATGTGGCTGGGCTGCAGCGGCAGGTCGGCCTTCTCGACCAGCCGGGTGACCTGCGACTGCATGCGCTCTGCCAGGCGCTTGAGGCGGCTGCCCAGGAACAGGGCGGCGCGTTCGGAGACGATGTCGGTCATGTCGGGCTCATGCGTATAGCGTGCTATATGTCTTGCTATGTGGTTTCGCGGGCCCTGGCAAGCGAGGGCGCGGGCCGCGATCGAACCGGTCTGAAAATTGGTATAGATAAACGCGAAGACCAATTTTTAAGACCCGCCCTAATTTTTGCTAGGACAAATGGTCTGCATCCATGTATGCCGTCTGGGCGTCAGTCGGAGCAGCGGCCAGAGAGCCGCGAGGGAGTGAAGCGTGGGAAACATTCGCGGACGGGCTCTGGCCCTCGTGCTGCTGGCCTCGGCGGCCCTGCCGGGCGGGGCGGCGATGGCCCAGGGGGCAGGCGCGGCGCCCGTCCAGGTCCAGTCGGGGCAGGGGCCGGTTCTGGTCGGCGGGGCCGACCTGGCGGCCATGCGCACCGAGGCCCAGCGCTATCCGATGTTCGCCGCCGAGCTGAAGCGGGTCCGCAAGGAGGTCGACGCGGCCATGAAGGCCGGCATCGACGTGCCGGTTCCCAAGGATCCCGGCGGCGGCCGCACCCACGAGCAGCACAAGCGCAACTACATGGCCATCTATGGCGCGGGCATGCTGTACCGCGCCACCGGCGACGCGGCCTATTCCGACTACGCCAAGCGGATGCTGCTGGAATACGCCAGGCTCTATCCGACGCTGGGCCTGCACCCGGCCGCCAAGAACAACGCCGCCGGCAAGCTCTTCTGGCAGAGCCTGAACGACGCGGTCTGGGTGGTCTATTCGATCCAGGGCTACGACGCGATCCGCGACACCCTGAGCGAGGCCGACCGCAAGACCATCGACGACGGCGTGTTCCGGCCGATGGCGAAATTCATCGCCGACGACCAGCCGCAGGTCTTCGACATCATCCACAACCACGCCACCTGGGCCTGCGCCGCCGTCGGCATGACCGGCTACGTGCTGCGCGATCCGGTGATGGTGGAGAAGGCCCTGAAGGGCACGGACCGCTCGGGCAAGGTCGGCTTCCTCAAGCAGATCGACCAGCTGTTCTCGCCCGACGGCTACTACGCCGAGGGACCCTACTACCAGCGCTACGCCCTGCAGCCGTTCGTGGTCTTCGCCCACGCGATCGAGGAGAACGAACCGGGCCGAAAGATCTTCCAGTATCGCGACGGGGTGCTGACCAAGGCGGTCAAGGCCGCCGTGCAGCTGACCTATGACGGCTACTTCTTCCCGTTCAACGACGCCCTTCTGGAAAAGAGCCTCAAGACCGACGAGCTCTACCAGTCGATCGCCATCGCCTACGGGGCGACCAAGGACCCTTCCTTGCTCTCGATCGCCCGCTGGCAGGACCGCACCACCCTGACGCCCGACGGCCTGGCCGTGGCGCGGGATCTTTCGGCCGGCAAGGAAAAGCCGTTCCCCTACGCCTCGATGCTGTTCCGCGATGGTCCGGGCGGCGACCAGGGCGCGATCGCCGTGATGCGCTCGGGACCCGGCGACCAGGACGAGGTGGTGGCCGTCAAGAACACCGCCCAGGGCATGGGCCACGGCCACTACGACAAGCTGAACTGGATCCTCTACGACGCCGGCCGGCCGATCGTCACCGACTACGGCGCGGCCCGCTTCCTCAACATCGAGGCCAAGGACGGCGGCCGCTACCTCAAGGAAAACGAGACCTGGGCCAAGCAGACCGTGGCCCACAACACGCTGGTGGTGAATGAGACCAGCCAGTTCGACGGCAAGGTCAAGGCAGCCAACACCCTGGCGCCGAAGCAGATCTTCTTCTCGGCCGAAGGCTCGGCCAAGATCAGCACCGCCGAGATGGCCGGGGCCTGGCCGGGCGTGGTCTTCCGCCGCTCGATCGTCCAGGTCGACGCCGGCAAGGGGCCGCCGCTGGTGCTCGACCTGCTGAAGGTCAAGGGCGACAAGCCGGCCCAGTACGACCTGCCGCTGCACTTCTCGGGCCACATCATCGACGCCGGCTTCCCGCTGCAGCAGAACCTGGCCGCGCGGCCGGTGCTGGGCAAGGACGACGGCTACCAGCACCTGTGGGTCGACGCGATCGGCACGCCCGACGCCGCCAACGCCCGCCTGACCTGGATCGCCGGCGAGCGCTTCTACACCTGGCGCATGCTGCCGCCGGCGGGCGCGCAGGTGATCATCGCCGAAAGCGGCGCCAACGACCCGAAGTTCAACCTGCGCCGCGAGCCGGCCCTGATCCAGCGGGTCAAGAGCGACGGCAACACCACCTTCGTGGGCGTGCTCGAGCCGCACGGGGCCTACGACCCCTCGGCCGAGACCACCGAGGGCAGCACCAGCCGCATCGAGGCCCTGCGCCATGCGCGCACCGACGACGCCGACGTGGTGACCATCGTCCTGGCCGGCGGCCGCACGATCACCATCGCCGTCGCCGACAGCGCCGAGGCCGGCGCGGCCCACAAGGCGACCGTCGACGGCAAGGCGATCGCCTGGAAGGGCCACTTCGCCCGCTTCGACGGCAAGGGCGGCGCGCAATGAAGGGCGGGCTTCGCTGGCTGATCGTCAGCCTGGTCGGGCTGGCCACGGTCATCAACTACATCGACCGCAACGCCCTGGCCGTCATGTGGCCGGCGGTGTCGAAGGACATCGGCGCCGACAAGGCCGACTACGCCCTGCTGGTGACCATCTTCATGGTCGCCTACGCCTGCGGCCAGTCGCTGTTCGGCAAGGTGTTCGACGTCATCGGCACGCGGATGGGCTTCGCGGTGTCGATCCTGGTGTGGTCGGTGTCGATCGCGGCCCACAGCGTCGTGCGCTCGCTAGGCCTGCTGGCCCTGCTGCGGGTGACGCTGGGGATCAGCGAGGCCGGCAACTGGCCCGGCGCGGTCAAGGCCAACGCCCTGTGGTTCCCGCCCCGCGAGCGGGCCCTGGCGCAAGGGATCTTCAATTCCGGCGCGGCCATCGGAGCCATCGTCTCCGCGCCCCTGGTGGCCCTGCTGTTCGAGCTCGTGGGCTGGCGGGCGACCTTCCTGGTGGTCGGCGTGCTGGGCTTCCTGTGGCTGCTGCCCTGGCTGTTCGTCTATCGCGCCGACCCCGGCGCCCACCCGTGGCTGAGCCAGGCCGAGCGCGCCCACATCGCCGATCGCGGCGACGCTTCGGCCAAGGCCGGCTGGTCGCCGAACCTCGCCCAGCTGCTGAAGCAGAAGCAGAGCTGGGCGATCATCGTCTCGCGCTTCTTCCTCGATCCGGTCTGGTGGCTGTTCGTCTCGTGGCTGCCGATCTACCTGTCGGAGACCTTCGGCTTCGACGTGCGGCAGATCGGCCTGTTCGCCTGGGTGCCGTTCGTCGGCGCCATGCTGGGCAGCCTGGGCGGCGGCTGGCTTTCGGGGGCGCTGATCCGGCGCGGCTGGACGACGCTCTCGGCCCGCCGGTTCGCCGTCACCCTGGGCGGGGCGATCATGCTGCCGGCCCTGCTGCTGACGGCCAAGGCCGCGACGCCGCTGACCGCCGTGCTGCTGATCGCCGTGATCCTGCTGGGCTTCCAGGTGGCGATCAACAACATCCAGACCCTGCCCAGCGACTATTACGGCGGCGGGGCGGTGGGCACGATCGCGGGCATCGGCGGCACGGCCGCCGTGGCCGGCACCCTGGTCACCACCTGGCTGGTGCCGGTCATGACTAAGCACGGCTACGCCCCGATCTTCGTCCTGGCGGCGGTCATCGTGCCGCTGGGCGTCGTTTCTCTCTGGCTCTTGGGCGGGCGCGCGTCGCCCGTGCCGGCGCCCTCCTCAGACAGTCAGTAAAAAGGGGACCCGCATGAGGTTCAACGGCAAGGTCGCGCTGGTCACCGGCGGCGGCCGCGACATCGGCCGCGAGGTTTCGCTGCGCCTGGCCGCCGAGGGCGCCACCGTCGTCGTCAACTATCGCGGCGACGAGGAGTCCGCCAGGGAGACGGCGGCCCGGATCGAGGCGGCCGGCGGCAAGGCCGTCCTGCACCGCGCCGACGTCACCGACGCCGCCGAGGTCGAGGGCCTGGTCGCCGCGGCTTCGGCGATCACCGGCCGGATCGACATCCTGGTCAACCTCGCCGGCGGCATGGTCGCCCGCAAGACCCTGGCCGAGATGGACGAGGCCTTCTTCGACCAGGTCATGACCCTGAACCTGAAGTCGGCCTTCCTGGTGACCAAGGCGGCCCTGCCGCACATCCCGGACGGCGCGGCCATCGTCAACATTGCCTCGCAGGCCGGCCGCGACGGCGGCGGTCCCGGCGCCAGCGTCTACGCCGCTTCCAAGGGCGCGATGATGACCCTGACGCGCGGCTGGGCCAAGGAACTGGGCCCGCGCGGGATCCGCGTCAACGCCCTGTGCCCGGGCCTGATCGGCACCAGCTTCCACGACATCTTCTCCAAGCCCGA includes:
- a CDS encoding bifunctional helix-turn-helix transcriptional regulator/GNAT family N-acetyltransferase encodes the protein MTDIVSERAALFLGSRLKRLAERMQSQVTRLVEKADLPLQPSHMPVLGTLDRDGPQTIGALTEAMQVAQPTVTRAVARLTELGLVETNREHRDQRHKTIRLTPAGREALDRAKMLVWNRAEAAVEEVLADLDPSFLDQLTRLEALLAQEPLDVRAARRLEAGVSVVEFTDALAPAFRTINMEWLEDMYAVEPVDLKVLDHPRTAIIEAGGAILFAVVDGVGPVGTCALKPSGGGAIELTKMGVLKSARGAKIGEALLAAAIARAQAMGAAPLYLLSNRKSAAAIHLYEKLGFVHDATIMARYGAAYERCDVAMAYRG
- a CDS encoding MFS transporter — protein: MKGGLRWLIVSLVGLATVINYIDRNALAVMWPAVSKDIGADKADYALLVTIFMVAYACGQSLFGKVFDVIGTRMGFAVSILVWSVSIAAHSVVRSLGLLALLRVTLGISEAGNWPGAVKANALWFPPRERALAQGIFNSGAAIGAIVSAPLVALLFELVGWRATFLVVGVLGFLWLLPWLFVYRADPGAHPWLSQAERAHIADRGDASAKAGWSPNLAQLLKQKQSWAIIVSRFFLDPVWWLFVSWLPIYLSETFGFDVRQIGLFAWVPFVGAMLGSLGGGWLSGALIRRGWTTLSARRFAVTLGGAIMLPALLLTAKAATPLTAVLLIAVILLGFQVAINNIQTLPSDYYGGGAVGTIAGIGGTAAVAGTLVTTWLVPVMTKHGYAPIFVLAAVIVPLGVVSLWLLGGRASPVPAPSSDSQ
- a CDS encoding HipA domain-containing protein, whose amino-acid sequence is MSRPTQLVVHMDGVARPAGYLVSNETQAISFAYDLRYAEEGGPPLSMSMPLEQADFGDVTARAFFDNLLPENNQMQQVMDREGLARDDVVGLLAHLGADCSGAISCLPFGAEPVKVPGVLAEDYEPIAPEALAEIVRSLAEHRRLPDTAADPSPVAGVQRKIALVHTPAGFARPKPGRKVPTTHILKVPERRLGRDAGLEEQAARLAWAVGLKVSIPQAARIADVDALLITRFDRWERDGVVYRIHQEDFAQALGLPATLKYQRNGEAGRRFDAEAIARVLDRTERPALARQAFLATTLFNLLIGNTDNHAKNHGLLYASGRAPILAPLYDLLPSRLNPDFNDQLSFDIGGADHPDAITRDDLLDFLGAFQMTRAAASRFLDRTATSMVEALEAATRDLASRGFKDLDDLIGRETEQLVEVLGLDVKVRERDYFPKGRYALGAS
- a CDS encoding alginate lyase family protein; this encodes MGNIRGRALALVLLASAALPGGAAMAQGAGAAPVQVQSGQGPVLVGGADLAAMRTEAQRYPMFAAELKRVRKEVDAAMKAGIDVPVPKDPGGGRTHEQHKRNYMAIYGAGMLYRATGDAAYSDYAKRMLLEYARLYPTLGLHPAAKNNAAGKLFWQSLNDAVWVVYSIQGYDAIRDTLSEADRKTIDDGVFRPMAKFIADDQPQVFDIIHNHATWACAAVGMTGYVLRDPVMVEKALKGTDRSGKVGFLKQIDQLFSPDGYYAEGPYYQRYALQPFVVFAHAIEENEPGRKIFQYRDGVLTKAVKAAVQLTYDGYFFPFNDALLEKSLKTDELYQSIAIAYGATKDPSLLSIARWQDRTTLTPDGLAVARDLSAGKEKPFPYASMLFRDGPGGDQGAIAVMRSGPGDQDEVVAVKNTAQGMGHGHYDKLNWILYDAGRPIVTDYGAARFLNIEAKDGGRYLKENETWAKQTVAHNTLVVNETSQFDGKVKAANTLAPKQIFFSAEGSAKISTAEMAGAWPGVVFRRSIVQVDAGKGPPLVLDLLKVKGDKPAQYDLPLHFSGHIIDAGFPLQQNLAARPVLGKDDGYQHLWVDAIGTPDAANARLTWIAGERFYTWRMLPPAGAQVIIAESGANDPKFNLRREPALIQRVKSDGNTTFVGVLEPHGAYDPSAETTEGSTSRIEALRHARTDDADVVTIVLAGGRTITIAVADSAEAGAAHKATVDGKAIAWKGHFARFDGKGGAQ
- a CDS encoding SDR family NAD(P)-dependent oxidoreductase — translated: MRFNGKVALVTGGGRDIGREVSLRLAAEGATVVVNYRGDEESARETAARIEAAGGKAVLHRADVTDAAEVEGLVAAASAITGRIDILVNLAGGMVARKTLAEMDEAFFDQVMTLNLKSAFLVTKAALPHIPDGAAIVNIASQAGRDGGGPGASVYAASKGAMMTLTRGWAKELGPRGIRVNALCPGLIGTSFHDIFSKPEGRAATAGNTPLRREGAPQEVAAAVAFLASTDASFLAGVNLDINGGLAFS